A window of the Ostrea edulis chromosome 1, xbOstEdul1.1, whole genome shotgun sequence genome harbors these coding sequences:
- the LOC130047776 gene encoding uncharacterized protein LOC130047776, which translates to MDRGGRLSALIIASFLCIVVSSVALSFENSCNWSLKTNPNCTFTVSENWDFLQFRRWLDELRKPIKNVSLALKCIKNGSVFIPESMGARGLHSVSIRNCRIKGYISEYNQERKYPDSLREVFIADSIIEMDATEWLEKVELPPMEYTTCGQKKIQSKIKRNVSFRFFNYPKNFTVEMLLKSHGSHKDTIESLSWKCHYNDLEYLEVSGSSSVTFMKDLTRNAHYPKLSTLNLRSNNFHNIPKELQKWYEHFPALKYLDLSDNKISTFFFDIPTPSHWKMSLHVNLQNNNIKEEPKDFKWYPYRAMPIIVDLHDNPITENKTNTL; encoded by the coding sequence ATGGACCGTGGAGGAAGACTATCTGCTCTTATAATTGCCTCATTCCTGTGTATTGTAGTCAGTTCTGTCGCATTGTCATTTGAAAACTCCTGTAATTGGTCTCTAAAAACTAACCCGAACTGCACATTTACCGTGAGCGAAAACTGGGATTTCCTTCAGTTCCGACGATGGTTAGACGAGTTAAGGAAACCTATCAAAAATGTGTCTTTGGCTCTGAAGTGCATTAAGAACGGATCAGTATTCATACCAGAGTCGATGGGTGCAAGAGGTCTTCATTCCGTAAGCATCAGAAATTGTCGTATAAAAGGATACATCTCTGAATATAACCAGGAACGGAAGTATCCCGATTCATTGAGAGAGGTGTTTATTGCAGACAGCATCATAGAAATGGATGCAACCGAGTGGCTGGAGAAAGTGGAATTGCCGCCCATGGAATACACCACCTGCggacagaaaaaaattcaaagtaaaataaaaagaaacgtTTCGTTCAGATTTTTCAACTATCCCAAAAATTTTACTGTAGAAATGCTATTGAAGTCACATGGTTCCCACAAAGATACGATAGAGTCCTTATCCTGGAAATGTCATTACAATGATCTTGAATATCTCGAAGTTTCAGGATCTTCATCAGTTACTTTCATGAAAGACTTAACTAGAAATGCCCATTATCCCAAACTCTCAACACTGAATTTGCGATCAAATAATTTTCACAATATACCTAAGGAATTGCAAAAATGGTACGAGCATTTTCCAGCTTTGAAATACCTCGACCTCTCCGACAACAAAATATCTACGTTTTTTTTCGACATACCAACACCCTCACACTGGAAGATGAGTCTCCACGTCAACCTTCAGAACAACAACATCAAAGAAGAACCAAAAGACTTCAAGTGGTACCCATATCGCGCCATGCCAATAATCGTTGATCTGCATGACAATCCTATTACTGAAAATAAAACGAATACATTATAA